Proteins encoded by one window of Arabidopsis thaliana chromosome 2, partial sequence:
- a CDS encoding zinc finger FYVE domain protein: MDKETEILSRLAANHLHLAQFEPLKATLLALRVRNPDLALTILQTIVSNAGRFDNVLWSRSCPSPSLLSFLSTIELLRFENPTSPWGFDSETLSLRADFLLMVQVLIDRVTERIKEDEESEDENSGLGNCLRVLQGVLELGVERLKFVVDTSSSEGSNKIEEDAVVSLRSIVLDYSDVFDALCCNIQRQLAGCESYGTCLVEEVQGEEQRKEMNEATCIGSPELDNINVFALIQRNVQLAQLDAMKTKLDEGDERGAADRIRYLHLDYGVEKENYHAVLKALLSRVMEKKDEYGDSWHMVRQNLLFMYKEALSSNCGDLVQMIQGIQDDMLLPHSQLHLSLDNEQIPLPLECFRRYLVDLKTERNIEDKSSPMSRAINSCLRDMYHYARISGSHVLECVMCAALSSVKKEKLQEANDVLTLFPRLRPLVASMGWDLLPGKTATRRKLMRLLWTSDSQALRLEESSLYGNQTDEKSCVEHLCDTLCYQLELASFAACVNSGKSWTPKASFLMHGNVSSAHDDAEVDPFVENLVLERLSAQSPLRVLFDVVPGIKFQDAISLISMQPIASTAEAWKRIEDIELMHMRYALEAIVLALGAMEEAMKDETDASHRVVFYHLKDLTNHLEAIKNVPRKIMMVNIVISLLHIDDIRLSSTQSASSACFSEKSNTPGLDPGDLGTEGEKEIVISFTKQLLDVLRRNLPSHPIEQECQLDGNYSTDGRQALEWRVSMAKRFIEDCEWRLSVMQHLLPLSERQWGLKEVLSILRAAPEKLLNLCMQRAKYDIGEEAVNRFALSAEDKATLELAEWVDNAFKGTLVEDVMSRTAEGAAAVQDLDFHSLGSQLSPLAMILLCIDAAASSAKSPTISKQLLDKSQVMLSEIYPGGAPKVGFTYWDQVHEVAIISVLRRILKRLQEFLEQDDPQILQASFSGDTIISSCTESHRQGQKDRALAMLHQMIEDAHRGKRQFLSGKLHNLARALADEKPEVDVLKGDGSDMAVEKDGVLGLGLKYTKQSPGSANRAVDGNPVSHETEDKGKKSFGPLSNKTSTYLSQFILYTAAIGDIVDGTDTTHDFNFFSLVYEWPKDLLTRLVFDRSSTDAAAKVAEVMSADFVHEVISACVPPVYPPRSGHGWACIPVIPTTPCSHSEGKVLSPSIEAKPNCYVRSSATPGVPLYPLQLDVIRHLVKISPVRAVLACVFGGSILYNGSDSIISSSLNDEFPSSPDADRLFYEFSLDQSERYPTLNRWIQMQTNLHRVSEFVVTPKQKPDDTRIKPDERTGIKRLLEHDSDSESDTEETFSKNNIQPALTDGSARDGGSFENGVCRTDPTVFLSFDWENEVPYEKAVNRLIDEGKLMDALALSDRFLRNGASDWLLQLLIKSREENPSTSGRSQGYGGQSNSWQYCLRLKDKQLAATLALKYMHTWELEAALNVLTMCSCHLLESDPISLEVLHRRQALQKYSHILSADDRHNSWQEVEAECKEDPEGLALRLAGKGAVSAALEVAESAGLSIDLRRELQGRQLVKLLTTDPLNGGGPAEASRFLSSLQDSADALPVVMGAMQLLPDLRSKQLLVHFFLKRRDSNLSDLEVARLNSWALGLKVLAALPLPWQQRCSSLHEHPNLIFEALLMRKQLQYASLILKEFPALRDNNVIMAYAAKAISVTIIPPPREPRITVSASRLRQKSRAGPAVKASFTSSLSNFQREARRAFSWAPRNAENRTTSKDVYRKRKNSGLGASERAAWEAMTGIQEDQGSSYSADGQDRLPSVSIAEEWMLTGDKTKDEGVRASHKYESTPDIILFKALLSLCSDELVSARSAMDLCISQMKNVLSSKQLSEGASVETIGRAYHATEAFVQGLSYAKSLLRKLLGTTESTNNNGERSRDVDDISSDAGSSSVGSQSTDEPSDVLSLTEIWLGRAELLQSLLGSGISTSLDDIADQLSSECLRDRLISDERYSMAVYMCKKCKIDVFPVWKAWGLALLRMERYAQARVKFKQAFQLKGEDIPDVIQEIINTIEGGPPVDVSIVRSMYDHLAKSAPTILDDSLSADSYLNVLHMPSTFPRSERSRRSLESEKNSSVPGSDFEDGPRSNLDTTRYSECTNYLQEHARQNLLGFMFRHGHFKDACMLFFPQSGLPPPLQTSSVGAVSTSSSPQRTDPLATEYGTIESLCEFCVGYGAISSLEEVITERLESAKNQDQAINQYIAGALTRICAFFEINRHFNYLYKFLVLKKDYVTSGYCCIQLFMNSTTQEDAVRHLEHAKAHFEEALTARHRGSDSKKLVTKGVRGKSAAEKLSEETLVKLSSRVKMQIDVVKSFSDSEGAPWKHSLFGNPNDSETSRRRCEIVETLVEKNFDLAYSVIYEFKLSAVDIYAGVATSLADRKKGSQLTELFKNIKGTIQDDDWDQVLGAAINIYANKHKERPDRLIDMLTSSHRKVLACVVCGRLKSAFQIASKSGSVADVQYVAHQALHANSHTVLDMCKQWLAKYM, from the exons ATGGATAAAGAGACGGAGATTCTCTCCCGTCTCGCGGCGAACCACCTTCATCTGGCTCAATTCGAGCCATTGAAGGCTACGTTACTCGCTCTCAGGGTTCGTAACCCTGACCTCGCACTCACCATTCTCCAAACCATCGTCTCCAACGCTGGAAGATTCGATAATGTCCTCTGGTCACGCTCTTGTCCTTCCCCGTCTCTTCTCTCGTTCCTCTCCACGATTGAGCTTCTGAGATTCGAAAATCCTACTTCTCCTTGGGGATTTGATTCAGAAACTCTAAGTTTGCGTGCCGATTTCTTGTTGATGGTTCAGGTTTTGATCGATAGAGTTACAGAGAGGATTAAGGAAGATGAGGAGAGTGAGGATGAAAATTCTGGATTAGGGAATTGTTTAAGGGTGTTGCAAGGTGTTTTGGAGTTAGGTGTTGAGAGGTTGAAGTTTGTTGTTGATACTAGTAGTAGTGAAGGAAGTAATAAGATTGAGGAAGATGCAGTTGTGTCTTTGAGGAGTATAGTATTGGATTACTCTGATGTTTTCGATGCTTTATGTTGTAATATTCAGAGGCAACTTGCGGGTTGCGAGAGTTACGGTACATGTTTGGTTGAGGAAGTTCAGggagaagaacagagaaaggagATGAATGAGGCCACATGTATTGGTTCTCCGGAGCTGGATAACATCAATGTGTTTGCTTTGATACAGAGGAATGTTCAGTTAGCACAGTTGGATGCTATGAAAACAAAGTTGGATGAAGGTGATGAGCGCGGGGCAGCTGATCGCATTCGTTATCTTCACCTTGATTATGGagtagagaaagagaactATCA TGCTGTTCTAAAAGCTCTCCTTTCAAGAGTTATGGAGAAAAAGGATGAATATGGTGATTCCTGGCACATGGTGCGCCAGAACTTGCTGTTTATGTATAAAGAAGCTCTCTCATCGAATTGTGGAGATCTTGTTCAGATGATCCAG GGTATTCAAGATGATATGCTCCTCCCACATAGCCAACTACATTTATCTCTCGACAATGAACAAATTCCACTCCCTCTTGAATGTTTCCGGCGATATCTTGTAGACTTGAAAACTGAGAGAAATATAGAGGACAAAAGTTCTCCTATGAGCAGGGCAATTAATTCTTGTCTCAGAGATATGTATCATTATGCTCGTATTTCTGGATCACATGTTCTTGAGTGTGTGATGTGTGCTGCTTTGTCTTCtgtaaagaaagagaagcttcAGGAGGCTAATGAT GTTCTTACTTTGTTTCCCCGACTTCGCCCTTTAGTAGCCTCCATGGGTTGGGATCTATTGCCGGGCAAAACTGCAACCCGTAGAAAATTGATGCGGCTACTTTGGACTAGTGACTCGCAAGCACTTCGGCTAGAAGAATCTTCTCTTTATGGAAACCAGACAGATgaa AAATCTTGTGTGGAACACCTCTGCGATACGTTATGTTATCAGCTGGAACTTGCATCTTTCGCTGCTTGTGTCAATTCTGGTAAATCATGGACTCCAAAGGCATCTTTCTTGATGCATGGTAATGTGTCATCCGCGCATGATGATGCGGAGGTGGATCCTTTTGTTGAAAATCTTGTATTGGAAAGGCTTTCAGCGCAAAGTCCACTTCGG GTATTGTTTGACGTTGTTCCGGGCATAAAATTCCAAGATGCTATTTCACTGATTAGTATGCAACCTATTGCTTCAACTGCAGAAGCCTGGAAGAG GATAGAAGATATTGAACTGATGCATATGCGTTATGCTCTGGAGGCAATCGTTTTAGCACTAGGTGCAATGGAAGAGGCTATGAAGGATGAGACAGATGCTAGTCATCGAGTAGTATTTTACCATTTAAAAGACCTCACTAACCATTTGGAGGCCATTAAAAATGTTCCACGCAAG ATAATGATGGTGAACATAGTTATTTCACTCTTACATATTGATGATATCCGTCTCAGTTCTACGCAAAGTGCCTCCTCGGCATGTTTTTCTGAAAAAAGTAACACACCTGGTTTGGATCCTGGCGATCTTGGTACAGAAGGGGAAAAGGAAATTGTTATTTCTTTCACAAAACAGCTACTCGATGTTTTACGCCGCAATCTTCCATCACATCCAATTGAACAAGAGTGTCAGCTGGATGGTAATTACAGTACTGATGGAAGACAGGCTTTAGAATGGAGAGTATCCATGGCTAAGCGTTTCATTGAAGATTGTGAATGGCGATTATCTGTTATGCAGCATCTTCTGCCACTTTCTGAACGCCAGTGGGGTTTAAAGGAGGTTTTGAGTATTCTAAGGGCAGCCCCTGAAAAACTGCTTAATCT CTGTATGCAAAGAGCTAAGTATGACATTGGAGAAGAGGCAGTTAATCGGTTTGCGTTATCAGCAGAGGACAAAGCTACTCTTGAATTAGCTGAATGGGTTGATAATGCGTTCAAAGGAACACTG GTAGAAGATGTAATGTCTCGTACTGCTGAAGGAGCAGCTGCCGTGCAAGATTTAGATTTTCATTCTTTAGGTTCTCAATTGAGTCCATTGGCTATG ATTCTACTGTGCATAGATGCGGCTGCTTCTTCTGCCAAGTCTCCAACAATTTCCAAACAACTTTTGGATAAG TCTCAAGTTATGTTATCGGAAATTTACCCTGGAGGAGCTCCGAAGGTGGGGTTTACTTACTGGGATCAGGTCCACGAAGTTGCAATAATTTCTGTATTGCGAAGGATCTTAAAGCGTCTGCAGGAATTCCTTGAACAG GATGACCCTCAAATTCTTCAAGCCAGTTTTAGTGGAGATACCATAATTTCATCTTGCACGGAATCTCATAGACAGGGACAAAAAGATCGTGCTCTTGCAATGCTACATCAAATGATTGAGGATGCTCATAGGGGCAAGCGTCAGTTCCTGAGTg gTAAGCTTCATAACTTAGCGAGAGCACTCGCTGATGAAAAACCAGAAGTTGACGTACTCAAAGGGGACGGATCAGACATGGCCGTTGAGAAGGATGGAGTTCTTGGTCTTGGGCTAAAATATACAAAGCAAAGTCCTGGTTCAGCAAATAGAGCCGTGGATGGAAATCCTGTTTCACATGAAACAGAAGACAAGGGAAAGAAGTCATTTGGCCCATTAAGCAACAAAACCTCTACTTATCTATCTCAGTTTATCCTCTATACTGCTGCTATTGGTGATATAGTAGATGGAACTGACACAACCCAtgatttcaactttttctctcttgtttatgAATGGCCTAAAGAC CTATTGACGCGTCTGGTTTTTGATCGAAGTAGCACAGATGCAGCTGCAAAAGTTGCTGAGGTTATGTCTGCTGATTTTGTTCATGAAGTGATATCAGCATGTGTTCCCCCAGTTTATCCCCCACGTTCTGGTCATGGGTGGGCTTGTATTCCCGTCATTCCAACCACTCCATGTTCCCACTCAGAGGGTAAAGTGCTCTCTCCTTCAATAGAGGCTAAACCCAACTGTTATGTCCGTTCCTCAGCAACACCTGGTGTCCCTCTGTATCCTCTTCAGTTGGATGTTATCAGGCATTTGGTAAAAATTTCACCAGTACGAGCAGTTTTAGCTTGCGTCTTTGGTGGGAGCATATTGTACAATGGCAGTGATTCTATCATATCTAGCTCCTTGAACGATGAGTTTCCAAGTTCTCCTGATGCAGACAGAttgttttatgaattttctCTTGATCAGTCTGAGAG GTATCCCACTTTAAACCGATGGATACAGATGCAGACTAATCTGCATCGAGTTTCGGAATTTGTTGTGACACCGAAGCAAAAACCTGATGACACACGGATTAAGCCTGATGAAAGAACTGGGATCAAGAGACTTCTTGAACATGATAGTGACTCAGAGTCAGATACAGAAgaaacattttctaaaaataacaTTCAACCAGCATTGACAGACGGCAGTGCTCGTGATGGTGGATCCTTTGAAAATGGAGTTTGTAGAACTGATCCTACcgttttcctttcttttgattgGGAGAATGAAGTACCGTATGAGAAAGCTGTAAATAG ACTAATTGATGAAGGAAAACTAATGGATGCTTTAGCACTTTCGGACCGCTTCTTGCGGAATGGGGCTTCTGATTGGTTACTTCAGCTCCTAATCAaaagtagagaagaaaatcCTTCAACATCAGGACGATCTCAGGGATATGGAGGCCAGAGCAACAGTTGGCAGTATTGCCTGCGGCTAAAGGACAAACAGCTGGCAGCAACACTGGCTCTTAA GTATATGCATACGTGGGAGCTTGAGGCAGCTTTAAATGTTCTTACAATGTGTAGTTGTCATCTCTTAGAAAGCGATCCAATTAGTCTTGAG GTGTTGCATAGGAGACAAGCTCTGCAGAAGTACAGCCACATACTTTCGGCAGATGATCGCCATAATAGCTGGCAAGAG GTAGAAGCCGAATGTAAAGAAGACCCTGAAGGCTTGGCTCTAAGATTGGCTGGGAAAGGAGCTGTTTCCGCTGCGCTAGAAGTGGCTGAAAGTGCAGGATTATCAATAGATCTTAGAAGAGAATTACAAGGACGGCAGCTTGTAAAGCTTCTAACCACTGATCCACTCAATGGTGGTGGTCCGGCGGAAGCATCTCGGTTTTTATCTTCACTTCAAGACTCGGCTGATGCTCTACCAGTGGTTATGGGTGCAATGCAATTATTACCTGACCTTCGGTCGAAACAGCTCCTG GTCCATTTCTTTCTCAAGCGAAGAGATAGCAATCTGTCGGATTTGGAAGTCGCCCGGCTTAATTCTTGGGCTTTAGGTCTGAAAGTGTTAGCTGCATTACCACTTCCTTGGCAACAGAGATGCTCTTCGCTTCATGAGCATCccaatttaatatttgaagCTCTGCTAATGAGAAAACAATTACAATACGCCTCACTG ATACTCAAAGAGTTCCCAGCATTAAGAGATAACAATGTTATCATGGCCTATGCAGCAAAAGCTATTTCTGTGACAATTATCCCACCACCAAGAGAACCTCGAATAACTGTGTCTGCGTCAAGGTTAAGACAGAAATCAAGAGCAGGGCCAGCAGTAAAAGCATCCTTCACTAGTAGCTTAAGCAATTTTCAGAGAGAGGCTCGAAGGGCATTCTCATGGGCTCCACGTAATGCTGAAAACCGGACGACGTCAAAGGATGTTTATCGCAAAAGAAAGAATTCCGGACTGGGGGCTTCTGAGAGAGCTGCATGGGAGGCGATGACAGGTATTCAAGAGGACCAGGGATCATCTTATTCGGCAGATGGGCAAGATAGGCTACCTTCTGTTTCTATTGCTGAAGAATGGATGCTAACTGGCGACAAAACCAAAGATGAAGGTGTTCGTGCATCTCACAAGTATGAAAGCACCCCCGATATTATTCTCTTTAAG GCTCTACTATCACTTTGTTCAGATGAGCTAGTATCAGCAAGAAGTGCCATGGACCTATGCATCAGTCAAATGAAAAACGTATTGAGCTCCAAACAGTTGTCAGAGGGTGCGTCTGTTGAAACAATTGGCCGAGCATATCATGCAACGGAGGCATTTGTGCAG GGTTTGTCGTATGCAAAATCATTGCTGAGAAAGCTTCTAGGTACCACTGAATCGACCAATAACAATGGTGAAAGAAGTAGAGATGTTGATGATATATCTTCTGATGCTGGCAGCTCCAGTGTTGGCAGTCAGTCAACGGATGAACCATCGGATGTTCTCTCACTTACAGAAATCTGGTTGGGGCGCGCAGAGTTGCTGCAGAGCCTCTTAGGGTCTGGAATTTCTACTTCTCTTGATGACATTGCTGATCAATTGTCATCCGAATGTCTACGAGACAGATTAATATCTGATGAACGATATAGTATGGCGGTGTATATGTGCAAGAAATGCAAG ATTGATGTTTTCCCCGTGTGGAAAGCATGGGGTCTTGCTTTGTTACGGATGGAGCGCTATGCTCAAGCTCGAGTCAAATTCAA gCAAGCCTTTCAATTAAAGGGGGAAGACATTCCTGATGTCATTCAGGAGATAATAAATACAATAGAAGGAGGTCCGCCTGTGGATGTGTCAATTGTACGTTCCAT GTATGACCATTTGGCGAAAAGCGCACCTACAATTTTGGACGATTCTTTATCAGCAGACTCATACCTAAATGTTCTGCATATGCCATCCACTTTCCCTCGTTCAGAGAGGTCGCGGAGATCTCTGGAATCGGAAAAGAATAGTTCTGTACCTGGTTCAGACTTTGAAGATGGGCCCCGAAGCAACTTGGATACTACACGCTATTCTGAGTGCACCAACTACTTGCAGGAA CATGCTCGCCAAAACCTGCTTGGGTTTATGTTCCGCCATGGTCACTTTAAAGATGCATGCATGTTATTCTTTCCGCAAAGTGGTCTTCCCCCTCCTTTGCAAACTTCATCTGTGGGCGCAGTAAGCACATCTTCATCACCTCAACGAACTGATCCCTTGGCAACTGAATATGGGACCATTGAAAGTTTGTGCGAGTTCTGTGTTGGTTATGGAGCTATCTCATCCCTTGAGGAAGTAATTACAGAAAGACTTGAATCCGCAAAGAATCAAGATCAAGCCATAAATCAGTACATAGCTGGAGCTCTTACTCGTATCTGTGCTTTCTTTGAGATCAACCGGCATTTCAATTACCTATACAAGTTTCTG GTACTCAAGAAGGATTATGTCACCTCTGGGTATTGTTGTATTCAGCTTTTTATGAATTCTACAACTCAGGAGGATGCTGTAAGGCATCTTGAGCATGCAAAG GCACACTTTGAAGAAGCATTGACAGCGCGTCATAGAGGTTCAGACTCAAAAAAACTTGTTACAAAGGGTGTTAGAGGAAAAAGTGCCGCAGAGAAGCTGAGTGAAGAAACTCTTGTTAAGTTGTCCTCACGGGTGAAAATGCAG ATTGATGTGGTGAAGTCCTTCAGTGACTCTGAAGGAGCACCATGGAAGCATTCCTTGTTTGGAAATCCAAATGATTCAGAGACATCCAG GAGAAGATGTGAAATAGTGGAGACTCTTGTTGAGAAAAATTTCGACTTAGCTTATTCTGTTATATATGAATTCAAGCTCTCAG CTGTTGATATATATGCTGGTGTTGCTACGTCACTAGCTGATAGGAAGAAAGGCAGTCAGTTGACAgaacttttcaaaaacattaagGGAACAATCCAGGATGATGACTGGGATCAG GTCCTGGGTGCTGCCATCAATATATATGCCAACAAGCACAAAGAGCGCCCTGACCGTCTCATCGACATGTTAACAAGCAGCCATCG AAAGGTGCTGGCTTGTGTGGTATGTGGCCGCCTGAAAAGCGCATTCCAGATTGCATCTAAAAGCGGAAGCGTGGCTGATGTTCAATATGTAGCTCATCAAGCCTTACATGCCAATTCGCACACAGTACTCGATATGTGCAAGCAATGGCTAGCTAAATACATGTAA